Proteins encoded by one window of Desulfovibrio ferrophilus:
- the lptC gene encoding LPS export ABC transporter periplasmic protein LptC: MKRFLPWIAVLLVVLALVGGWLWQRMKNDVAAVAELAQELDVDVALQQVELSQGSEGKASWRLVADKANYLKDEQLVRLDNPRVIYYQEQDGSEVNVTATEGEVEQSSGDARLWPDVVIVSGPTTVYADHLFYSGETRDIDLTGNVRMKQGEMMMTAPHLIMDMKTNDIKADGGVTSLLWSEQTAVPAKERQQ, encoded by the coding sequence ATGAAACGTTTCTTGCCCTGGATTGCTGTGCTGCTGGTCGTTCTGGCGCTTGTTGGCGGTTGGCTGTGGCAACGTATGAAAAATGATGTTGCTGCCGTGGCCGAATTGGCTCAGGAACTTGATGTGGACGTGGCCTTGCAACAGGTTGAGTTGTCACAGGGCTCCGAAGGCAAGGCCAGCTGGCGTCTTGTGGCTGACAAGGCCAATTATCTCAAGGATGAACAGCTTGTCAGGTTGGACAACCCGCGTGTCATCTACTACCAGGAGCAGGACGGTTCGGAGGTCAATGTTACCGCTACGGAAGGCGAGGTCGAACAGTCTTCCGGGGATGCCCGCCTGTGGCCGGACGTGGTGATTGTGTCGGGACCGACGACGGTGTATGCCGATCATCTGTTCTACAGCGGTGAGACGCGAGACATCGACTTGACCGGTAATGTTCGCATGAAGCAGGGTGAGATGATGATGACTGCCCCGCACCTGATTATGGATATGAAGACCAACGACATCAAAGCCGATGGTGGCGTCACGAGTCTGCTCTGGTCTGAGCAGACCGCTGTCCCGGCAAAGGAGCGCCAACAGTGA
- the trkA gene encoding Trk system potassium transporter TrkA, whose translation MRSEKILILGLGGVGFYLAKELVRQGHDITIIEHNPDLVRQADSEIDARIILGDVMSFDYWKRANADHIEHLIAVTDNDSVNIMACMIADRFGIKSKVARIRTLEIWEKDSILRPEDHKIDFIIRPEELTAQEIARLITLRAGNVVIDMAEGAMKLTSMRIPADSPLAGKKILDVSREHKDVFFRIVAIARGITTIIPSGDQELLPGDQIFFMATSKDSPMLMERTEGKAQRKHRTMILGGGLIGRRVAQLLEKSHDVRLVEREEKRAEALTNELAHTQILHGDASHAATLEQAGVLDMNSIIAATNDNETNIMSCILAKHLLKTQGQNGHSGDSKTIALVNKEEYLVLAASMGSDVALNSKVIAGNEILKYLRRGKLLSMARLHGFDAEVVEIKADHRSPITKKPLSKQDQLRDKIIIGAYLRDGEWQIAVGDTQIQAQERVIAICGSANITDLQDLFLH comes from the coding sequence ATGCGAAGTGAAAAAATACTCATCCTCGGGCTGGGCGGCGTGGGATTCTATCTGGCCAAGGAACTGGTGCGCCAGGGACACGACATTACCATCATCGAACACAATCCGGACCTGGTCCGCCAGGCGGACAGCGAGATCGACGCCCGCATCATCCTGGGCGACGTGATGAGCTTCGACTACTGGAAACGTGCCAACGCCGACCATATCGAACACCTTATCGCCGTCACGGACAACGATTCGGTGAACATCATGGCCTGCATGATCGCCGACCGATTTGGCATCAAGAGCAAAGTCGCCCGCATTCGGACCCTGGAGATCTGGGAAAAGGATTCAATCCTGCGCCCCGAAGATCACAAAATCGATTTCATCATTCGTCCCGAGGAACTGACCGCGCAAGAGATCGCCCGTCTCATTACGCTGCGCGCGGGCAACGTGGTTATTGATATGGCCGAAGGCGCCATGAAGCTGACGTCCATGCGCATACCGGCCGACTCCCCCCTGGCGGGCAAAAAAATCCTGGACGTTTCCCGCGAGCACAAGGATGTCTTCTTCCGCATCGTGGCTATTGCCCGGGGCATCACCACCATCATCCCAAGCGGCGATCAGGAGCTTCTGCCCGGCGACCAGATCTTTTTCATGGCCACCAGCAAGGATTCGCCCATGCTCATGGAGCGCACCGAGGGCAAGGCGCAACGCAAACACCGGACCATGATCCTCGGCGGCGGCCTTATCGGCCGGCGGGTGGCGCAACTGCTGGAAAAATCGCATGACGTGCGACTTGTGGAGCGGGAAGAGAAACGCGCCGAGGCGCTTACCAACGAACTCGCGCATACCCAGATACTCCACGGCGACGCCTCCCACGCCGCGACTCTGGAGCAGGCAGGCGTGCTGGACATGAATTCCATCATCGCCGCTACCAACGACAACGAAACCAACATCATGAGCTGCATTCTGGCAAAGCATCTGCTCAAAACCCAAGGCCAGAACGGCCATTCCGGCGATAGCAAGACCATCGCCCTGGTGAACAAGGAAGAATATCTGGTATTGGCCGCCTCCATGGGATCGGATGTGGCGCTCAACTCCAAGGTCATCGCCGGTAACGAAATCCTCAAATACCTACGCCGCGGCAAACTGCTTTCCATGGCGCGGCTGCACGGATTCGATGCCGAAGTGGTGGAAATCAAAGCCGACCACCGCTCCCCCATCACCAAAAAGCCACTTTCCAAGCAGGATCAGTTGCGGGACAAGATTATTATTGGCGCGTACCTGCGAGACGGTGAGTGGCAGATCGCCGTGGGTGACACGCAGATACAGGCCCAGGAACGGGTCATCGCCATCTGCGGTTCCGCCAATATCACCGATTTGCAGGATCTTTTCCTGCACTAG
- the lptB gene encoding LPS export ABC transporter ATP-binding protein, whose amino-acid sequence MAVLLAEDLCKRYGQREVVHDIGLSVKQGEVVGLLGPNGAGKTTTFYMLVGIIKPNGGCVRLDETELASLPLHDRARLGLSYLPQESSVFRKLSVRQNLEIILEHTGLSHKEQRAKADHLLNELGITKLADQKAMHLSGGERRRLEIARALILDPKFMLLDEPFAGIDPIAVDDIQGIVRGLKEKGIGVLISDHNVRETLRICDRAYLVYEGRIILSGTPQEIIDDPKARRVYLGEGFCL is encoded by the coding sequence ATGGCAGTGCTCCTGGCAGAAGACCTTTGCAAGCGTTACGGCCAGCGCGAGGTCGTGCACGACATCGGACTTTCAGTGAAACAGGGCGAAGTGGTGGGGCTGCTTGGTCCCAACGGCGCGGGCAAGACGACGACCTTCTACATGCTGGTGGGCATCATCAAGCCCAACGGCGGGTGCGTTCGTCTGGATGAAACCGAGCTGGCCTCTCTGCCTTTGCATGACCGGGCCCGACTGGGCCTGTCCTATCTGCCTCAGGAAAGCTCAGTCTTCCGCAAGCTCTCGGTGCGTCAGAACCTGGAGATCATCCTGGAGCACACGGGCCTGTCTCATAAGGAACAAAGGGCCAAGGCCGATCATCTGCTGAATGAATTGGGCATCACCAAATTGGCCGATCAGAAGGCCATGCATCTTTCCGGTGGCGAGCGCCGTCGCTTGGAGATCGCTCGGGCGTTGATCCTTGATCCCAAGTTCATGCTGCTGGATGAGCCCTTTGCCGGTATTGATCCCATTGCCGTGGATGATATCCAGGGGATCGTGCGTGGTCTGAAGGAAAAGGGCATTGGCGTTCTGATATCCGACCACAATGTGCGCGAGACTTTGCGCATCTGTGATCGGGCCTATCTGGTCTATGAAGGGCGGATCATTCTGTCGGGTACTCCCCAGGAAATTATAGATGATCCAAAGGCCAGAAGAGTGTATCTTGGCGAAGGTTTCTGTCTTTAA
- a CDS encoding ThiF family adenylyltransferase: MHEWFNQFAPIEETDLRLPLAINFANYIRKHGHPIAKITGFLRCNERSIDVILIQVESGMPQRPPYAIHRHEIIGVCFPQTDEYPRVFSTRPDFPDTPHQNIAAKGLPYSLCIDERPWREAKLTHTSADLLYRITNWFNRILTDELHGAEQALDPYLLPGTSFTVIFKEEVFKQQEGEEKDIVCIGIPNTRILIAKNSDQNDKEKASFEDVVFLTFELHPDKMKRIRVSPDTLELLHDEMFQRGVDLIQSIYDKTREWTEEKSKLQNFRFGCHLGILVKMPIIHPLTGHAGASSTIAFVTENTLGEIGVAIDAIVHNPEKDASESQYGATINFEKTVIEKEKLREFTISAADVTSYFNSNLAARLAGSTSHDTRKVTLIGAGAIGSLVAESLAREGRYEWTIIDADILFPHNLARHALSVGDIGHPKATRLSEHLIYEIPATRASGYFADIMSEKSEVKPKIDAALNDSDLIFDASASVPVSRYINDLETEARRASFFYNATGSTSVLMMESSNRSVDINSIESLFYSTIITTPQINDILTVKPDQIQYSGDCRSLTTRLACSRAQLLSNLIAQAIPNATEQDDALLQIWTIRNDGSISTMRITPDPLETLIKDGWTIRMLRQTMENMTKLRNDRLPSETGGVLLGVVDTYKQRIDIVSALPAPQDSQEHPHEFIRGTLGVLETIKAAATQTGGHIRYVGEWHSHPPGVSPHPSFIDLTQLAGLTLTLADDGSPAVQLIISDHGISGTLGTTSPLNLN, translated from the coding sequence ATGCATGAATGGTTTAACCAATTCGCCCCAATAGAAGAAACTGATTTAAGACTTCCGCTGGCCATCAATTTCGCCAATTACATTCGAAAACACGGTCATCCTATAGCTAAAATCACAGGGTTCTTGCGATGCAATGAGAGGAGCATTGATGTCATTTTAATTCAAGTTGAGAGTGGAATGCCTCAACGTCCCCCGTACGCCATACATCGCCATGAAATAATTGGCGTATGCTTTCCTCAGACAGATGAATATCCTCGTGTTTTTTCAACACGCCCGGATTTCCCCGACACCCCACATCAAAATATAGCAGCAAAAGGACTACCATACAGCCTATGCATTGACGAAAGACCATGGCGGGAAGCTAAACTCACACACACTTCAGCCGACTTACTCTACAGAATAACAAATTGGTTCAATAGAATCTTAACAGACGAACTCCATGGTGCAGAACAGGCCCTCGACCCATACCTGCTCCCTGGAACATCTTTTACTGTCATATTCAAAGAAGAGGTTTTTAAACAACAAGAGGGAGAAGAGAAGGATATTGTCTGCATCGGAATACCAAACACAAGAATACTCATCGCAAAAAACTCAGATCAGAACGATAAAGAAAAAGCAAGTTTTGAAGACGTCGTATTCCTCACATTCGAATTGCATCCAGACAAAATGAAAAGAATTAGAGTATCACCAGATACACTAGAGCTATTACACGACGAAATGTTTCAAAGGGGTGTCGATTTAATTCAAAGCATATATGACAAAACAAGAGAATGGACTGAAGAAAAAAGTAAATTGCAAAATTTCAGATTCGGATGCCATCTTGGGATACTTGTCAAAATGCCAATAATCCACCCACTCACGGGACACGCAGGCGCATCAAGTACAATTGCATTTGTCACCGAAAACACCTTAGGAGAAATTGGAGTCGCTATTGATGCAATTGTTCACAACCCAGAAAAAGATGCAAGCGAATCTCAATATGGAGCAACAATAAACTTCGAAAAAACAGTAATTGAAAAAGAAAAACTTAGAGAATTCACAATAAGCGCAGCCGATGTCACAAGCTACTTCAACTCAAATCTTGCAGCGCGCCTAGCAGGATCAACGTCACATGACACAAGAAAAGTGACACTAATTGGCGCAGGAGCTATTGGCTCACTTGTCGCAGAATCTCTCGCACGTGAAGGCAGATATGAATGGACAATAATAGACGCCGACATTTTATTTCCACACAACCTCGCTCGGCACGCTCTGTCTGTCGGAGATATAGGACACCCAAAAGCCACGAGGCTATCTGAGCACCTCATATATGAGATACCTGCCACTCGCGCATCTGGATACTTCGCAGACATCATGTCTGAAAAAAGCGAAGTGAAACCAAAAATTGATGCTGCACTAAACGATTCGGACCTGATATTCGATGCTTCGGCATCAGTCCCAGTAAGTCGATACATAAACGACCTCGAAACAGAGGCACGCCGGGCGTCTTTTTTCTACAACGCAACAGGATCGACATCCGTATTAATGATGGAGAGCTCAAACAGATCAGTTGACATAAACAGCATCGAGTCCCTTTTCTACAGCACAATCATCACCACACCGCAAATCAACGACATATTAACTGTAAAGCCGGACCAAATACAGTATTCAGGAGACTGTAGATCACTGACAACTCGACTTGCATGCTCACGAGCGCAATTACTCTCAAACCTTATCGCCCAGGCCATACCAAACGCCACTGAACAAGACGATGCGCTTCTACAAATCTGGACCATCAGAAATGACGGCAGTATTTCAACAATGAGAATTACTCCTGATCCGCTTGAAACATTAATCAAAGATGGCTGGACCATTCGCATGCTCCGTCAGACGATGGAGAACATGACAAAACTTCGAAACGATAGATTGCCATCTGAAACTGGTGGAGTTCTCTTAGGAGTAGTAGACACCTACAAACAACGCATCGACATCGTTTCGGCTCTTCCGGCCCCCCAAGACAGCCAAGAACACCCACATGAGTTCATCAGGGGGACTTTGGGCGTCCTAGAAACCATAAAGGCTGCAGCAACCCAAACAGGAGGGCATATCCGCTACGTAGGCGAGTGGCACTCACACCCCCCCGGAGTCTCACCCCACCCAAGCTTCATAGACCTCACACAGCTAGCAGGGCTAACCTTAACTCTCGCAGACGATGGGAGCCCCGCCGTCCAACTTATCATAAGCGACCATGGGATAAGCGGAACGTTAGGGACAACTTCCCCCCTAAATTTAAATTAG
- a CDS encoding CTP synthase: MKTKFIFVTGGVLSSLGKGLSAASIGALLKARGLTCTIQKLDPYINVDPGTMNPFQHGEVYVTDDGAETDLDMGHYERYLDVPMSQKNNYTSGSIYHKVITKERRGDYLGGTVQVIPHITNEIKKAVIQLGNDDLDVALIEIGGTVGDIEGLPFLEAIRQLRGDLGKENCLYVHLTLVPYIKTAGELKTKPTQHSVKELRSIGIQPDIILCRAETDLDASLKAKIALFCNVDEDAVFTAVDVDSIYKVPLNLYEEGIDQKLAIMLKLPAKNPDLTPWQELAYKLDNPKGEITIGIVGKYVDLKEAYKSLHEALVHGGVANNVKVNLEYLNSEEITAKNVAKKLKGLDGVLVPGGFGSRGVEGKIKAIEYARVNKVPFFGICLGMQCAVIEFARNVVGLDNANSEEFDQNTPHPVIYLMKEWYDFQRQQKEVRDESSDKGGTMRLGAYPCAVVKDTKADAAYQVTNIDERHRHRYEFNKEYFDMLGEKGLTFSGLSPDGELVEIVEVADHPWFLGCQFHPEFKSNPMRPHPLFAAFIGASRAQKYGKK, translated from the coding sequence ATGAAAACTAAATTCATCTTCGTTACTGGCGGCGTACTGTCGTCCCTCGGCAAGGGACTCTCTGCGGCTTCCATCGGAGCTCTATTGAAAGCACGTGGTTTGACGTGCACCATTCAGAAGCTCGATCCGTACATCAATGTGGACCCGGGTACCATGAACCCGTTCCAGCACGGGGAAGTCTACGTCACCGACGACGGGGCCGAAACCGACCTGGATATGGGCCACTACGAGCGCTATCTCGACGTGCCCATGAGCCAGAAGAACAACTACACTTCCGGCTCCATCTACCACAAGGTCATCACCAAGGAACGCCGTGGCGATTACCTGGGTGGTACCGTGCAGGTCATCCCGCATATTACCAATGAGATCAAAAAGGCCGTGATTCAACTCGGCAACGATGACCTCGACGTGGCGCTCATCGAGATCGGCGGCACCGTCGGCGATATCGAGGGCCTGCCCTTCCTGGAAGCCATCCGCCAGTTGCGCGGTGATCTGGGCAAGGAAAACTGCCTCTACGTTCACCTGACCCTGGTGCCTTATATCAAGACTGCGGGCGAGCTGAAGACCAAGCCCACCCAGCACAGCGTCAAGGAGCTGCGCTCCATTGGTATCCAGCCCGACATTATTCTCTGTCGTGCCGAGACCGACCTCGACGCCAGCCTGAAGGCCAAGATCGCCTTGTTCTGTAACGTGGATGAAGACGCCGTGTTCACCGCTGTGGACGTGGACAGCATCTACAAGGTTCCCCTGAACCTGTACGAAGAAGGCATCGACCAGAAGCTCGCCATCATGCTCAAGCTCCCGGCCAAGAACCCGGACCTGACCCCCTGGCAGGAGTTGGCATACAAGCTGGATAACCCCAAGGGTGAAATCACCATTGGTATCGTTGGCAAGTATGTGGACCTCAAGGAGGCCTACAAGAGCCTGCACGAGGCCCTGGTGCACGGTGGCGTGGCCAACAACGTCAAGGTGAACCTGGAGTACCTGAACTCCGAGGAAATCACCGCCAAGAACGTGGCGAAGAAGCTCAAAGGCCTGGACGGCGTGCTCGTACCCGGTGGCTTTGGCTCGCGCGGCGTGGAAGGCAAGATCAAGGCCATTGAATATGCCCGCGTGAACAAGGTTCCGTTTTTCGGTATCTGCCTTGGCATGCAGTGCGCGGTGATCGAGTTCGCGCGCAACGTTGTCGGTCTGGATAATGCCAATTCCGAGGAGTTCGACCAGAACACCCCGCATCCGGTGATCTACCTGATGAAGGAATGGTATGACTTCCAGCGCCAGCAGAAGGAAGTGCGCGACGAGTCCAGCGACAAGGGCGGCACCATGCGCCTGGGCGCGTACCCCTGCGCCGTGGTCAAGGACACCAAGGCCGACGCTGCCTATCAGGTCACCAACATCGATGAGCGTCACCGCCATCGCTATGAATTCAACAAGGAATACTTCGACATGCTCGGCGAAAAGGGCCTGACTTTCTCCGGCCTGTCTCCTGACGGAGAACTGGTTGAGATTGTCGAGGTTGCCGACCATCCGTGGTTCCTGGGTTGCCAGTTCCACCCCGAGTTCAAGTCCAATCCCATGCGCCCGCATCCGCTGTTCGCTGCCTTCATTGGCGCGTCAAGGGCGCAGAAATACGGCAAGAAGTAG
- a CDS encoding KdsC family phosphatase codes for MNVKDKEQAAKIRLLVLDVDGVLTDGGLYYDHQGNISKRFNVQDGLGIKLAQAAGLEVAVITGLDSPAVETRVRELGITEYHAGHLAKIPLLEGICERLKLDLSEVAYLGDDWVDAGPMRAVGLPMAVANAQSEILVMADFITEAHGGQGAVREAIRHILEARGDLDALWEEWGNR; via the coding sequence ATGAATGTTAAGGACAAGGAGCAGGCGGCGAAAATTCGTCTGTTGGTCCTGGATGTCGACGGAGTGCTGACCGACGGCGGTCTGTACTACGACCATCAGGGCAATATATCCAAGCGTTTCAACGTCCAGGATGGGCTGGGCATCAAGCTGGCTCAAGCTGCCGGGCTGGAAGTGGCCGTGATTACCGGTCTGGATTCTCCGGCGGTGGAAACCCGGGTGCGCGAGTTGGGCATCACCGAATACCATGCCGGGCATCTGGCCAAGATTCCCCTGCTTGAGGGCATCTGCGAGCGCTTGAAGCTGGATTTGTCCGAAGTGGCCTATTTGGGCGACGATTGGGTTGACGCTGGCCCCATGCGGGCCGTGGGGCTGCCCATGGCGGTCGCCAATGCCCAGTCCGAGATTCTCGTAATGGCCGATTTCATCACCGAGGCCCATGGTGGCCAAGGTGCCGTGCGCGAGGCCATTCGTCATATCCTCGAGGCCCGGGGTGACCTGGATGCCTTGTGGGAAGAATGGGGCAATCGATGA
- the kdsA gene encoding 3-deoxy-8-phosphooctulonate synthase — translation MTSEQLFAATSKGPFVLAGPCALESRDVVMTAARHIAEVAKKLELTVIFKGSFDKANRTSVTSFRGPGMDKGLEMLAEVKETFGLPVVTDIHQPEQAAVVAEVADVIQIPAFLCRQTDLLVAAGNTGRVLNVKKGQFLAPWDMANVVSKVKSTGNEKLWLTERGACHGYNNLVVDMRSMPIMASHGCPVVFDATHSVQLPGGQGGCSGGQREFVPTLARAAVVAGASGVFLETHPDPDKALCDGPNSWPLENLEALLRDLMTLWSLKYEC, via the coding sequence ATGACGTCTGAACAGCTGTTCGCCGCCACCAGCAAGGGGCCCTTCGTTCTCGCAGGGCCTTGCGCTTTGGAAAGCCGTGATGTGGTTATGACCGCTGCGCGGCATATTGCCGAGGTTGCCAAAAAGCTCGAACTGACCGTGATCTTCAAAGGCTCCTTCGACAAAGCCAATCGTACGTCCGTGACCAGCTTTCGCGGGCCGGGCATGGATAAGGGGCTGGAGATGCTTGCCGAGGTCAAGGAGACCTTCGGCCTGCCCGTGGTCACGGACATCCACCAGCCTGAACAGGCTGCCGTGGTGGCTGAGGTGGCGGACGTCATTCAGATTCCGGCCTTTCTCTGTCGCCAGACGGATCTGCTGGTGGCAGCCGGAAACACAGGGCGTGTGCTCAATGTCAAAAAGGGGCAGTTTCTGGCCCCCTGGGACATGGCCAACGTCGTGAGCAAGGTCAAAAGCACCGGTAACGAGAAGCTCTGGCTCACCGAACGTGGTGCCTGCCATGGCTACAACAACCTTGTTGTGGATATGCGCTCCATGCCCATTATGGCCTCGCACGGTTGTCCGGTTGTCTTTGACGCCACGCATTCCGTGCAGTTGCCGGGCGGGCAGGGCGGTTGTTCAGGCGGGCAGCGCGAATTCGTGCCCACTCTGGCCCGTGCCGCTGTTGTTGCCGGAGCCTCGGGAGTCTTTCTGGAAACCCACCCGGACCCGGACAAGGCGCTGTGTGATGGTCCCAACTCCTGGCCGCTTGAAAACCTCGAAGCCCTGCTCAGGGATTTGATGACCCTGTGGAGCCTGAAATATGAATGTTAA
- a CDS encoding LptA/OstA family protein, whose protein sequence is MKRVAYFILMALVLTGLFASIAFAKDDKIPTKITSDRMVYESGGSQVTFTGNVHVTRPDMQIWSQKMIVHLKQTTKKAGAAAAPLGGDPGEIEKIVALKKVRMLREGKEGFCGKATYMVEKDLLVMEEWPRLVDGKNTIQGKIIRLYLKENRSEVEGTGNTQVEAIFFTPKDAGKPAAETKPAADDAQPEVPASNGETQ, encoded by the coding sequence GTGAAGCGCGTAGCATATTTCATTCTCATGGCCTTGGTTCTGACCGGGCTGTTTGCCTCCATTGCCTTTGCCAAGGACGACAAGATTCCCACCAAGATCACCTCGGACCGCATGGTCTACGAGTCGGGTGGAAGCCAGGTGACGTTTACGGGCAACGTGCATGTCACCCGGCCTGACATGCAGATCTGGTCCCAGAAGATGATTGTGCATCTCAAGCAGACCACGAAGAAGGCTGGTGCAGCTGCTGCGCCTTTGGGTGGTGATCCGGGCGAGATCGAGAAGATCGTGGCTTTGAAGAAGGTGCGAATGCTGCGCGAGGGCAAGGAAGGCTTCTGCGGCAAGGCCACCTATATGGTGGAGAAGGATCTGCTTGTGATGGAAGAGTGGCCGCGCCTTGTCGATGGCAAGAACACCATTCAGGGCAAGATCATTCGTCTCTATCTGAAGGAGAACCGCAGCGAGGTCGAAGGGACTGGCAACACCCAGGTGGAAGCCATCTTCTTTACGCCTAAGGACGCAGGCAAACCTGCTGCTGAGACCAAGCCCGCAGCAGATGACGCACAGCCTGAAGTTCCTGCTTCCAACGGGGAGACTCAGTAA
- the tadA gene encoding tRNA adenosine(34) deaminase TadA yields the protein MTNAILTPPPGWDSWESIMHRALAQAHKAAQHGEVPVGAILLSPTGEVLAEACNAPLTMNDPSAHAEMLVLRRGAEKIGNYRLTDCVLACTLEPCMMCLGAMIHARIGGLIFGARDLKSGALVSRMDGADLPFMNHRFPYIDGILADECSAVLTDFFQNRRSK from the coding sequence ATGACAAACGCCATCCTCACCCCTCCTCCCGGCTGGGACAGCTGGGAATCCATCATGCACCGCGCACTGGCGCAGGCCCACAAGGCTGCTCAACACGGCGAAGTGCCCGTGGGCGCGATTCTGTTGAGCCCGACCGGCGAGGTCCTTGCCGAGGCCTGCAACGCACCGCTGACCATGAACGACCCCAGCGCCCATGCCGAAATGCTGGTGCTTCGGCGCGGCGCGGAAAAAATCGGTAACTACCGGCTTACGGACTGTGTGCTGGCCTGCACTCTGGAACCCTGCATGATGTGTCTGGGTGCCATGATTCACGCCCGCATCGGCGGATTGATCTTCGGCGCACGCGACCTGAAATCCGGCGCTCTGGTTTCGCGCATGGACGGGGCGGACCTGCCCTTCATGAACCATCGCTTTCCGTACATCGACGGCATCCTGGCCGACGAATGCAGCGCGGTCCTCACAGACTTCTTTCAGAACAGACGCTCCAAATAG
- a CDS encoding phosphoribosylformylglycinamidine synthase subunit PurQ, translating into MAQVKALVITGYGTNCHAESAHAATQAGADSATVVYFSDLVAGRNRLEDYNFLIFPGGFLDGDDLGAAQAAALRWKFAKTKDGHALLDQLKAFFNAGGLVMGICNGFQLLVKLGLLPGLNGEYFDRQVSLSLNDSAKFEDRWVQLKANPNSPCVFTKGIDTLDLPIRHGEGKLIPKDDATLQALIDNNLIALQYAHPESGAPTQEYPFNPNGSPHAIAGLTDPSGRVLGLMPHPEAFNHKTNHPNWTRGIDTQLGTVLMENAVNHLKGQ; encoded by the coding sequence ATGGCCCAGGTGAAGGCTCTGGTCATCACGGGATACGGTACAAACTGCCACGCCGAGAGCGCGCATGCGGCCACACAGGCCGGTGCGGACTCTGCCACCGTGGTGTATTTTTCTGATCTCGTGGCCGGACGCAACCGTCTCGAGGATTATAATTTTCTGATCTTCCCCGGCGGATTTCTGGACGGAGACGACCTGGGTGCGGCACAGGCTGCCGCCCTGCGCTGGAAGTTTGCCAAGACCAAGGACGGCCACGCCCTGCTCGATCAACTGAAAGCCTTCTTTAACGCAGGCGGCCTTGTCATGGGCATCTGCAACGGCTTTCAGCTTCTGGTCAAGCTGGGCCTCTTGCCCGGCCTGAACGGCGAGTACTTTGATCGCCAGGTTTCCCTGTCTCTGAATGATTCCGCAAAATTCGAGGATCGCTGGGTCCAGCTGAAGGCCAACCCCAACAGCCCCTGCGTCTTCACCAAGGGTATCGACACCCTGGATCTGCCCATCCGCCACGGCGAGGGCAAGCTGATCCCCAAGGACGACGCCACCCTGCAAGCACTCATTGACAATAATCTCATCGCCTTGCAGTATGCGCACCCCGAGTCCGGCGCACCCACGCAGGAGTATCCGTTCAACCCGAACGGCTCCCCGCATGCCATTGCCGGACTGACCGACCCGTCGGGCCGGGTGCTGGGTCTGATGCCCCACCCCGAAGCATTCAACCACAAGACCAATCATCCCAATTGGACCCGTGGCATTGATACTCAGCTCGGAACCGTTCTCATGGAGAACGCGGTCAACCATTTGAAAGGTCAGTAA